The Musa acuminata AAA Group cultivar baxijiao chromosome BXJ1-3, Cavendish_Baxijiao_AAA, whole genome shotgun sequence genome window below encodes:
- the LOC103978010 gene encoding dihydrolipoyl dehydrogenase 2, chloroplastic isoform X2 has product MPASVSLSLSLPLSPTARSDPSVAASPFGAFRRSGLRFCGLRREVLSLRSLNSEASGRISPYPARVLSNKVLAAAKSNGSPTKGFDYDIVIIGAGVGGHGAALHAVEKGLKTAIIEGDIVGGTCVNRGCVPSKALLAVSGRMRELQDEHHLKALGLQVASPGYDRQSVADHANNLASKIRSNLTNSMKALGVDILTGVGTIVGTQRVKYGKVGFPDTEVTARNIIIATGSVPFVPNGIEVDGKTVFTSDHALKLEWVPDWIAIVGSGYIGLEFSDVYTALGSEVTFVEALDQLMPGFDPEIAKLAQRILINPRKIDHHTGVFAKKITPAKDGKPVLIELIDAKTKEPKDTLEVDAALIATGRAPFTKGLGLENINVTTVRGFVPVDEHMQVMDADGNLVPHIYCIGDANGKLMLAHAASAQGISVVEQICGDNNVLNHLSIPAACFTHPEISMVGLTEMSI; this is encoded by the exons ATGCCAGCCTCCGTctcgctctccctctctctcccccTTTCTCCTACTGCCAGATCCGATCCGTCGGTCGCCGCCTCCCCCTTCGGTGCCTTTCGCCGCTCCGGACTCCGCTTCTGCGGCCTCCGAAGGGAGGTATTGTCCCTCCGCTCGTTGAATTCGGAGGCCTCCGGGCGGATCTCCCCGTATCCCGCACGGGTCCTCTCCAATAAGGTCTTGGCTGCGGCGAAGAGCAACGGGAGCCCCACCAAGGGCTTCGATTATGATATTGTCATCATTGGAGCGGGCGTCGGAGGTCATGGTGCGGCGCTCCATGCCGTTGAGAAG GGTCTGAAAACTGCCATTATTGAAGGGGATATTGTTGGTGGTACTTGTGTAAATAGAGGGTGTGTTCCATCTAAAGCTCTTCTTGCTGTTAGTGGTCGCATGCGTGAGCTTCAAGATGAGCACCACTTGAAGGCGTTGGGCCTACAG GTTGCATCTCCTGGATATGATAGACAGAGTGTTGCAGATCATGCAAATAATCTTGCTTCTAAAATCCGGAGCAATTTGACTAATTCAATGAAAGCTTTAGGTGTTGACATACTCACAGGAGTTGGCACTATTGTG GGGACACAAAGGGTGAAATATGGAAAAGTTGGGTTCCCTGATACAGAAGTTACAGCTAGGAACATAATAATAGCAACTGGATCTGTTCCATTTGTACCCAATGGCATTGAAGTGGATG GAAAAACTGTATTTACTAGTGATCATGCACTCAAGCTGGAGTGGGTACCAGATTGGATAGCTATTGTAGGAAGTGGTTATATTGGACTTGAATTTAGTGATGTGTACACCGCACTTGGTAGTGAG GTTACTTTTGTTGAAGCTCTGGATCAACTTATGCCTGGTTTTGATCCTGAAATAGCAAAGTTGGCTCAGAGAATTCTCATTAATCCTAGGAAGATTGATCATCATACTGGTGTATTTGCGAAGAAG ATCACGCCAGCAAAGGATGGAAAACCTGTTCTTATCGAACTTATTGATGCCAAAACAAAGGAACCAAAAGATACTCTTGAG GTAGATGCAGCACTTATAGCAACTGGAAGGGCACCATTCACAAAGGGACTTGGCTTAGAAAAT ATAAATGTAACTACAGTACGTGGTTTTGTCCCAGTTGATGAGCACATGCAAGTCATGGATGCCGATGGAAATCTG GTCCCTCATATATATTGCATAGGAGATGCCAATGGAAAATTGATGCTTGCTCATGCTGCTAGTGCACAAGGGATATCAG TTGTTGAGCAAATATGTGGGGACAATAACGTGCTTAACCACTTAAGCATTCCAGCTGCCTGTTTCACACATCCTGAGATCAGTATGGTTGGACTTACGGAG ATGTCTATATGA